A genomic stretch from Seriola aureovittata isolate HTS-2021-v1 ecotype China chromosome 13, ASM2101889v1, whole genome shotgun sequence includes:
- the mocs3 gene encoding adenylyltransferase and sulfurtransferase MOCS3, with protein sequence MSQEVCCLKAQLKEQEREISALKNKLAQLEKSHTSALELHDEVRPLIPLKAKPALSNEDIMRYSRQLLLPDLSVQGQLNLSKTSVLIVGCGGLGCPLAQYLAAAGIGRLGLLDYDEVELSNLHRQVLHGEENQGQAKALSAANAVRRLNSTVECIPYHLQLSSENALQLIQQYDIVADCSDNVPTRYLVNDACVLSSKPLVSASALRMEGQLTVYNYRGGPCYRCLYPVPPPPETVTNCSDGGVLGVVPGIMGCFQALEVIKIASGQGSSCGQQLVMFDAQDARFRSIKLRPKQTGCAVCGENPSVTKLVDYESFCGSAATDKCRKLNLLSRDQRITVQDYQSIMDKAEPHLLLDVRPLVEVDICHLPFSLNIPLSSLEERKSEHIQLFQERISQLKQQMAGDCRPPVYVVCKLGNDSQKAVQVLEKMSGSEVDSITVKDICGGLMAWAKRIDPTFPQY encoded by the exons ATGTCTCAGGAGGTGTGCTGTTTGAAAGCACAGCTCaaggagcaagagagagagatttcagCTCTGAAGAATAAACTGGCTCAGCTGGAAAAG AGCCATACCTCAGCACTGGAGCTGCATGACGAAGTGAGACCACTAATCCCACTGAAAGCCAAACCAGCCCTCAGCAATGAGGACATCATGCGCTACAGCAGACAGCTCCTTCTGCCTGACCTTAGTGTACAAG GTCAGCTAAACTTATCCAAGACCTCAGTGCTGATTGTTGGCTGTGGAGGACTAGGCTGCCCCCTGGCACAGTACCTTGCAGCGGCAGGCATCG ggCGCCTGGGTTTGCTGGACTATGACGAAGTGGAGCTGAGTAACCTGCACAGACAGGTGCTACATGGGGAGGAGAACCAGGGCCAGGCCAAGGCTCTGTCTGCTGCTAATGCAGTTAGAAG GTTGAACTCCACTGTAGAGTGTATTCCCTACCACCTGCAGCTATCGTCAGAGAATGCCTTGCAACTCATCCAACA ATATGACATTGTGGCTGATTGTTCAGATAATGTCCCCACACGCTATCTGGTGAATGACGCCTGTGTCCTCAGTAGCAAGCCTCTGGTGTCAGCAAGTGCGCTGAGAATGGAGGGACAG TTGACAGTATATAACTACCGTGGAGGCCCCTGCTACAGATGTCTGTACCCAGTACCCCCACCCCCAGAGACAGTGACCAACTGTTCTGACGGAGGGGTGTTAGGAGTGG TTCCAGGGATAATGGGCTGCTTCCAAGCTTTGGAAGTCATCAAGATTGCCTCTGGACAAGGCT CTTCCTGCGGCCAGCAGCTGGTGATGTTTGACGCTCAAGATGCCAGATTTAGGTCCATCAAGTTGCGGCCCAAGCAGACTGGCTGTGCAGTCTGTGGAGAGAACCCCAGTGTAACCAAGCTTGTGGACTATGAGAGCTTTTGTGGGTCTGCTGCCACAGATAAG TGCCGCAAACTCAACCTCCTCTCCAGAGATCAGAGGATCACAGTACAG GATTATCAATCCATAATGGACAAGGCAGAGCCCCATCTTTTGTTGGATGTGCGCCCTCTTGTGGAGGTGGATATATGCCACTTACCCTTCTCTCTCA ACATCCCACTCTCAAGTttagaggagagaaagagtgaacACATCCAGTTATTTCAGGAAAGAATCAGCCAATTGAAACAGCAGATGGCAGGTGACTGCCGGCCTCCAG TGTATGTGGTCTGTAAGCTGGGTAACGATTCTCAGAAGGCGGTGCAGGTTCTGGAGAAGATGAGCGGATCAGAAGTGGACAGTATTACAGTGAAAGACATCTGTGGAGGCCTAATGGCCTGGGCAAAGAGAATAGACCCCACATTTCCTCAGTATTAA